One window of the Methyloceanibacter stevinii genome contains the following:
- a CDS encoding SLC13 family permease, which yields MITTSLIVSCLIFLLIAIRQWLPPPVRIWHIMVAGAGLLLLLGEISPANAWAAIDWNVIAYLFGVFAIGSALYDAGVSHLIGRRIAAMTSQNAALAVVIVATTICSAVLTNDASAIIGTPIILMLARALRLPAGPLLIALCATVTVGSMFSPVGNPQNILIATRGGLANPVATFLLWLTVPAALSLVVVYLWSRFLISRGNDGTNIDLHELQEPSANGNAWPAYLGVGLLAVLIVGDSVMQGLGHTQRIPFGIASLIACAPVFLFSPNRAAVVKELDWATLAFFVAMFIVTGSLLQSGSLQAMLGARQADLGELPVIALVSFWASQIFSNVPVVEIYLHLVHDWEIPELMMLAGISTLAGNLFIISAASNVIVVQQAERFGKTPFTFWRFTLGVLPITVASVAITYAWIAFVASMG from the coding sequence ATGATCACGACCAGCCTGATCGTCTCGTGCCTGATTTTCCTGCTCATTGCGATCCGGCAATGGCTGCCGCCGCCGGTGCGCATCTGGCACATCATGGTCGCGGGCGCAGGTCTACTGCTTCTGCTGGGAGAGATTTCTCCGGCCAACGCCTGGGCAGCGATCGATTGGAACGTCATCGCATACCTGTTCGGCGTCTTCGCAATCGGGTCCGCCCTCTATGACGCCGGCGTCTCACACCTGATCGGCCGGCGCATCGCCGCCATGACATCGCAAAACGCGGCGCTCGCCGTGGTGATCGTGGCCACGACGATCTGCTCGGCGGTGCTGACCAACGACGCATCGGCCATCATCGGTACGCCGATCATTCTGATGCTCGCTCGGGCGTTGCGCCTGCCCGCGGGACCCCTCCTCATCGCCCTGTGCGCCACCGTCACGGTCGGCAGCATGTTCAGTCCCGTCGGCAACCCACAGAACATTCTGATCGCAACCCGCGGCGGTCTCGCAAATCCGGTGGCCACATTCCTGTTGTGGCTGACCGTGCCGGCGGCGCTGTCGCTGGTCGTCGTCTATCTATGGTCGCGTTTCCTGATCTCACGCGGCAACGACGGTACCAACATCGATCTCCACGAACTGCAGGAGCCGTCGGCCAACGGCAACGCCTGGCCGGCTTACCTCGGTGTTGGGCTCCTGGCCGTGCTGATCGTGGGCGACAGCGTGATGCAAGGCTTGGGGCACACCCAGAGGATCCCGTTCGGGATCGCGAGCCTGATCGCCTGCGCGCCCGTCTTTCTCTTCAGCCCCAATCGCGCAGCGGTCGTCAAGGAACTCGACTGGGCCACCCTCGCCTTCTTCGTGGCCATGTTCATCGTGACTGGCTCCCTGCTGCAATCCGGGTCGCTGCAGGCCATGCTCGGGGCGCGGCAAGCGGACCTCGGCGAATTGCCCGTGATCGCGCTCGTCAGTTTCTGGGCCAGCCAGATCTTCTCGAACGTGCCGGTGGTGGAGATATATCTCCATCTCGTGCACGACTGGGAAATCCCAGAACTGATGATGCTGGCCGGCATTTCCACCCTCGCCGGGAACCTCTTCATCATCAGCGCGGCGAGCAACGTGATTGTCGTTCAGCAGGCGGAGCGTTTCGGCAAGACGCCGTTCACTTTCTGGCGGTTCACCCTGGGTGTGCTGCCCATCACCGTCGCCTCCGTCGCCATCACCTATGCCTGGATCGCGTTCGTCGCGTCGATGGGCTGA
- a CDS encoding copper-binding protein, with protein sequence MLRVFILAALALCAGLMGLSTASHAAEMQGQAKMILDPAVHGLKRLEPLQLGVDGDSSKMSPTEYTLKSGQGYRWKIKASDLTEYALVMPEFVRNIWVRKIEVGEPEVEIKAVTFDELEFEDGGEVEVFFVAVRPGTYKFGPRGLMERGMVGTITVEGPDSLNIAPMRRGKAADDDDDDEK encoded by the coding sequence ATGCTACGAGTATTTATCCTTGCCGCCCTCGCCCTATGCGCCGGTCTGATGGGCCTGAGCACGGCGTCCCATGCCGCCGAGATGCAGGGACAGGCCAAGATGATTCTGGACCCGGCGGTTCATGGCCTCAAGCGGCTGGAACCGCTCCAGCTCGGCGTCGATGGCGACTCCAGCAAGATGTCCCCGACCGAATACACGCTGAAGTCCGGTCAAGGCTATCGCTGGAAGATCAAGGCCTCCGACCTGACCGAGTACGCGCTGGTCATGCCGGAATTCGTGCGGAACATCTGGGTCCGGAAGATCGAAGTCGGCGAGCCGGAAGTCGAGATCAAGGCCGTCACCTTCGACGAGCTCGAATTCGAAGACGGCGGTGAGGTGGAAGTGTTCTTCGTCGCGGTCCGCCCCGGCACCTACAAATTCGGCCCGCGCGGCCTGATGGAACGTGGGATGGTCGGCACGATCACCGTCGAGGGTCCCGACAGCCTCAACATCGCGCCGATGAGACGCGGTAAGGCTGCCGACGACGATGACGACGACGAGAAGTAG
- a CDS encoding ATP12 family chaperone protein: MSDQQDNKGKTVAAGFEKPSLPKRFYKDVTVADEDGQPAILLDGRPVRTPGKAPLAVPNAALAEAVADEWRAQGERIDPHTMPLTKLVNSAIDGVVGQEAAVVDDIVAHAGSDLLCYRASGPEGLLALQAEAWDPVLSWAAGAWGAPLSLAEGVMHVPQPEASLAALRAEIEPLDALKLAALHVMTTLTGSALLPLAVARGELSPEAAWDAAHVDEDWQISQWGEDAEARQRRKNHKADFEAAANLLALS; the protein is encoded by the coding sequence GTGAGCGATCAGCAAGACAACAAGGGCAAGACCGTTGCCGCCGGTTTCGAAAAGCCGAGTCTTCCGAAGCGCTTCTACAAGGACGTGACGGTTGCGGACGAGGACGGGCAGCCCGCCATCCTCCTTGACGGGCGCCCCGTGCGCACGCCGGGCAAGGCCCCGCTCGCCGTGCCCAATGCCGCCTTGGCCGAGGCCGTTGCGGACGAATGGCGCGCGCAAGGGGAGCGGATCGATCCGCATACGATGCCGCTGACCAAGCTCGTCAACTCGGCCATCGACGGCGTGGTCGGGCAGGAGGCGGCGGTGGTCGACGATATTGTGGCTCACGCCGGCTCGGACCTCCTGTGCTATCGGGCGAGCGGGCCCGAGGGGCTTCTCGCCCTTCAGGCGGAGGCATGGGACCCGGTGCTCTCTTGGGCGGCCGGAGCTTGGGGGGCGCCCTTGAGCCTCGCGGAGGGTGTCATGCACGTGCCCCAGCCGGAGGCCTCGCTCGCGGCGCTACGCGCCGAGATCGAGCCGCTGGACGCCCTCAAACTTGCCGCGCTGCATGTGATGACCACGCTGACGGGCTCCGCGCTTCTGCCGCTTGCGGTGGCCCGGGGAGAGCTCTCGCCGGAGGCCGCCTGGGACGCCGCGCACGTGGATGAGGACTGGCAGATCAGCCAGTGGGGCGAGGATGCGGAGGCCAGACAGCGCCGCAAGAACCACAAAGCCGACTTCGAGGCGGCCGCCAACCTGCTGGCACTTTCCTGA
- a CDS encoding efflux RND transporter periplasmic adaptor subunit, whose amino-acid sequence MREQESAFRAAEALGKKGYQSQRQADQVYSSLQTAKHELQEALIELERIEIKAPFEGAVLSRPVELGTYVDTNGEVATIVDNDPLVVSVQIPQQKVADLKRGQIASVHFATGQERDGKIRYIAARADEGTRTFRVEIELPNADGSIPSGISAEATIPTGSVLAQFLSPADLSLNEAGALGVKTVNDKDQVEFHEAQIVMSDANGAWVTGLPKTARIITLGHGYVQIGENVQVAEEEGSSGVADTPEASPQVATGNVAKPTAAQ is encoded by the coding sequence GTGCGCGAGCAGGAAAGCGCCTTCCGGGCGGCCGAAGCGCTCGGCAAGAAGGGCTATCAGTCCCAGCGGCAAGCTGACCAAGTCTACTCGTCGCTGCAAACGGCGAAGCACGAACTCCAAGAGGCGCTCATCGAGCTCGAGCGCATTGAGATCAAGGCGCCGTTCGAGGGGGCGGTTCTATCGCGCCCCGTCGAGCTCGGCACGTATGTCGATACCAACGGCGAAGTGGCGACCATCGTGGACAACGACCCTCTCGTCGTCAGTGTCCAGATTCCTCAGCAGAAGGTCGCCGATCTCAAGAGGGGTCAGATCGCGTCCGTGCACTTCGCAACCGGTCAGGAGCGTGACGGCAAGATCCGCTATATCGCCGCGCGGGCCGACGAAGGGACCCGCACCTTCCGGGTGGAAATCGAACTGCCCAACGCGGATGGCTCAATACCGTCCGGCATCAGCGCCGAAGCAACGATCCCCACGGGATCCGTGCTGGCGCAGTTTCTTTCGCCTGCCGACCTGTCTCTGAACGAGGCCGGAGCCCTCGGTGTCAAGACGGTCAACGACAAGGACCAGGTCGAGTTCCACGAGGCACAGATCGTCATGTCCGATGCCAACGGCGCCTGGGTCACCGGCCTTCCCAAGACGGCTCGCATCATCACGCTGGGCCACGGCTACGTGCAGATCGGCGAGAACGTCCAGGTCGCTGAAGAAGAGGGAAGCAGCGGCGTCGCCGACACGCCGGAGGCATCCCCGCAGGTGGCGACTGGAAACGTCGCGAAGCCGACGGCAGCACAATGA
- the crcB gene encoding fluoride efflux transporter CrcB, whose translation MSTLLSVAAGGAIGASARYLLGLGMVRLVGFSFPWGTLMANVLGCFFMGVLIELMALRWTVHQDLRAFLALGVLGGFTTFSSFSADFANLVVRHDYLNAGLYFAASVFISVAALFAGLALVRAL comes from the coding sequence GTGAGCACACTCTTGAGCGTGGCCGCGGGCGGCGCTATCGGGGCTTCAGCACGCTATCTACTCGGCCTCGGCATGGTGCGGCTGGTGGGCTTCAGTTTTCCCTGGGGCACGCTCATGGCCAACGTGCTCGGGTGCTTCTTTATGGGTGTCCTGATCGAACTCATGGCTCTCCGCTGGACGGTGCATCAGGATCTCCGCGCGTTTCTCGCGCTGGGTGTGCTGGGCGGCTTCACGACCTTCTCGTCCTTCTCGGCGGATTTTGCCAATTTGGTCGTCCGTCACGACTATCTGAACGCAGGGCTCTACTTCGCTGCTTCCGTTTTCATTTCCGTCGCCGCGCTCTTCGCCGGGCTGGCGCTTGTGCGTGCGCTTTGA
- a CDS encoding GbsR/MarR family transcriptional regulator, translating to MPRIAGHIMGLMIMQEGPFSLSQLAERLKVSRASVSTNTRLLEDLEVIDRFVKPGDRQVYFRLSPQPYARMLRGIVRRKRRARDVVESTQDALPEGMTDAHARLQELNDFFEVLIDTFGELIDTWDADHSGLVKQTRNGDRPPA from the coding sequence ATGCCGCGCATCGCCGGCCACATTATGGGCCTCATGATTATGCAAGAAGGGCCCTTCAGCCTGAGCCAATTGGCCGAGCGCCTCAAGGTAAGCCGAGCAAGCGTCAGCACGAACACGCGGCTGCTGGAGGACTTGGAAGTTATCGATCGCTTCGTCAAACCTGGCGATCGGCAAGTTTATTTTAGGTTGAGCCCGCAGCCCTATGCACGCATGTTGCGCGGCATAGTCCGTCGGAAACGCCGCGCGCGAGACGTGGTGGAGAGCACGCAGGACGCACTGCCGGAGGGAATGACCGATGCGCACGCGCGCCTTCAAGAGCTCAATGACTTCTTCGAGGTGCTGATCGACACCTTTGGGGAGCTTATCGATACGTGGGACGCGGACCACAGCGGGCTAGTGAAGCAAACGAGGAACGGCGACAGGCCGCCCGCATAG
- a CDS encoding J domain-containing protein, with protein sequence MIDLYKILGIMRTAPRKDIHKAYRKKAKTAHPDTGGTVEAFNQLVVAYSVLSDEDRRAHYDKTGEVELTQPDNRDGGAIEIIAEKLGLIIHAEQDLATLDIGDLIEKAIKDDIAARKASVAHQQRAGERLSRLRARAKRKEEGEGDLVARVLDWHEVAIQGQIKKNEGIIGHLERALVILEDYSFTDETAAAPSEEVVEALNDILVSLDELAAILNTSPSRAEAMPKEAEPTAFG encoded by the coding sequence GTGATCGATCTGTACAAAATCTTGGGTATCATGCGGACCGCGCCGCGCAAGGACATCCACAAAGCCTACCGAAAGAAAGCCAAGACAGCGCACCCAGACACGGGTGGCACGGTTGAAGCCTTCAACCAGCTCGTGGTGGCCTATTCGGTGCTATCGGACGAAGACCGCCGGGCCCATTACGACAAGACGGGCGAGGTCGAACTCACGCAGCCCGACAATCGGGACGGCGGGGCCATCGAAATCATCGCCGAGAAGCTCGGCCTCATCATTCATGCCGAACAGGACCTGGCCACGCTGGATATCGGCGACTTGATCGAAAAAGCGATCAAGGACGACATCGCCGCCCGCAAGGCGAGCGTTGCCCACCAGCAGCGCGCCGGCGAACGGCTCTCCCGGCTGCGCGCGCGGGCCAAGCGGAAAGAAGAAGGCGAGGGCGATCTGGTGGCGCGGGTCCTCGATTGGCACGAGGTGGCCATCCAGGGTCAGATCAAGAAGAACGAGGGCATCATCGGTCACCTGGAGCGAGCGTTGGTGATCCTCGAAGACTACTCATTTACCGATGAGACGGCCGCCGCCCCGTCCGAGGAGGTGGTCGAGGCGCTCAACGACATCCTGGTCTCGCTGGACGAACTGGCGGCGATCCTGAACACGAGCCCGTCCCGGGCCGAGGCCATGCCGAAAGAGGCCGAGCCGACCGCCTTCGGTTAG
- a CDS encoding efflux RND transporter permease subunit: protein MNAIIDAAFERTRTVVLAFVMIVVMGAVAYTTIPKEADPDIQIPIIYVSMTYEGISPEDSERLLVRPMEKELQAIEGIKEMRSMAGEGYGSVTLEFYAGFDSNKALADVREKVDIARAELPIETDEPRVNEVNIALFPVITVGLSGNVPERTLVRIARDLRDKIEGLSGVLDVDIGGDREELLEVVVDPMMLETYNISFADISNTVARNNRLVAAGALESVAGRTLLKVPGVLEDVRDILDLPVKVSGDTVVKFSDVASVRRTFKDPQGFARVGGNPALALEVKKRVGANIVETIEDVRRIVSEEQANWPPGVEVSYMQDKSKQIRDILADLQNNVLAAIALVMIVIVAAIGIRPAILVGLAIPGSFLAGILAISWIGLTLNIVVLFSLILVVGMLVDGAIVTTELADRKMLEGQTPKQAYAEAAKRMAWPITASTATTLAVFLPLLFWPGIVGEFMKFLPITVLVTLAASLAMALVFIPVLGGLIGSADKSNTHLLEAIRAAEDGDLNKIGGMAGGYLRMLRGLLAHPAKVLGVAVVLLIGTYAAFGVFGRGVEFFPDVDQDIGQVQVRARGDLSVTEMDAIVRKVEARLLTMPYFDAVYARTIGSGAGPSQNEMAEDVIGVVQFEMMNWRTRPPASQVLQEVRNRTADIPGVILEVRKQEAGPSAGKPLELLVTSRDPKKMTGVVEQVLEQIDKIGGFVDIEDSRPLPGIEWRVKVDRERAARQGADVTLVGQVVSMVTNGLYVAEYRPDDADEEVEIRLRVPFDKRNLEQLNRLRLTTEKGQVPIGNFVRFVPAQKTGFLKRTEARRILEIKADVADGLLVDEQVRKLKAAVAEMDLDPSVSIRFKGQDEDQQEAANFLMAAFFIAIFMMVAILVTQFNSFYQTTLVLSAIVFSTAGVMIGLLATNQPFGIVMCGIGIIALAGIVVNNNIVLIDTYNDLRSHGMPAQEAILRTAAQRVRPVLLTSITTVLGLVPMVFAISIDIIGQDVSIGAPSTQWWTQLSSAIAGGLTFATILTLLLTPCLLMLGDNVTEWWRRRAARRAERLGGTSHSRPPSNGAPTLRNQTLLGFVDSKCSCAAA, encoded by the coding sequence ATGAACGCGATCATAGACGCCGCTTTCGAGCGAACGCGCACGGTAGTGCTCGCGTTCGTCATGATCGTCGTCATGGGCGCGGTCGCCTACACGACGATCCCCAAAGAAGCCGATCCGGACATTCAAATCCCCATCATCTACGTCTCGATGACCTATGAGGGAATCTCGCCTGAGGATTCCGAACGGCTGCTCGTGCGCCCGATGGAGAAGGAACTCCAGGCCATCGAGGGCATCAAGGAGATGCGCTCGATGGCGGGCGAAGGCTACGGCTCCGTCACGCTCGAATTCTATGCCGGCTTCGATTCGAACAAGGCCCTCGCCGACGTGCGCGAGAAGGTCGACATCGCGCGGGCGGAGTTACCCATCGAGACCGACGAACCCCGCGTGAACGAAGTCAACATCGCCCTCTTTCCCGTGATCACGGTCGGGCTGTCGGGGAATGTGCCGGAGCGCACGCTCGTACGCATCGCCCGCGATCTCCGGGACAAGATCGAAGGATTGAGCGGCGTCCTCGACGTCGATATCGGCGGCGACCGGGAGGAGCTGCTCGAGGTCGTTGTCGATCCGATGATGCTCGAGACATACAACATCTCCTTCGCCGACATTTCGAACACCGTCGCACGCAACAACAGGCTCGTGGCCGCAGGCGCGCTAGAGTCCGTCGCCGGGCGCACGCTCCTCAAGGTCCCCGGCGTCCTCGAAGACGTCCGGGATATTCTGGACCTGCCGGTGAAGGTCTCTGGCGATACAGTCGTCAAGTTCAGCGACGTTGCCTCCGTGCGGCGCACCTTCAAGGACCCGCAAGGCTTTGCGCGGGTCGGCGGCAATCCGGCCCTGGCGCTGGAAGTCAAGAAGCGCGTCGGCGCCAATATCGTCGAGACCATCGAAGACGTCCGCCGCATTGTCTCGGAGGAGCAGGCCAACTGGCCGCCCGGTGTCGAAGTCAGCTACATGCAGGATAAGTCGAAGCAGATTCGCGACATCCTGGCAGACCTTCAGAACAACGTGCTGGCCGCGATCGCGCTCGTGATGATCGTGATCGTCGCGGCGATCGGCATACGGCCGGCCATCCTTGTCGGCCTCGCAATTCCAGGCTCGTTCCTTGCCGGCATCCTCGCCATCTCCTGGATCGGACTCACGTTGAACATCGTCGTGTTGTTCAGCCTGATCCTGGTGGTCGGCATGCTCGTGGACGGCGCCATCGTCACGACGGAACTGGCCGACCGCAAGATGCTCGAGGGACAGACTCCCAAGCAGGCTTACGCGGAAGCGGCAAAGCGCATGGCTTGGCCGATCACCGCCTCCACCGCCACGACACTGGCCGTGTTCCTTCCGTTGCTTTTCTGGCCAGGCATCGTCGGCGAATTCATGAAATTCCTGCCGATCACCGTCCTCGTCACGCTCGCCGCCTCGCTGGCCATGGCGCTCGTGTTCATTCCCGTTCTGGGCGGCCTCATCGGCTCGGCCGACAAGAGCAACACCCACCTGCTCGAAGCGATCCGCGCAGCCGAAGACGGCGATCTCAACAAGATCGGCGGGATGGCCGGGGGCTACCTGCGAATGCTGCGGGGACTGCTGGCGCATCCGGCCAAGGTTCTCGGCGTGGCGGTGGTGCTCCTCATCGGGACCTATGCCGCGTTCGGCGTGTTTGGACGCGGCGTCGAGTTCTTCCCCGATGTCGATCAAGACATTGGCCAAGTCCAGGTCCGCGCGCGCGGCGACCTGTCGGTCACGGAAATGGACGCCATCGTGCGCAAGGTCGAGGCTCGCCTGCTGACGATGCCCTATTTCGACGCCGTGTATGCCCGAACCATCGGCTCGGGCGCGGGACCCTCGCAAAACGAAATGGCCGAAGACGTCATCGGCGTCGTCCAGTTCGAAATGATGAACTGGCGCACGCGCCCGCCCGCGTCCCAGGTTCTCCAGGAGGTCCGCAACCGGACGGCCGATATTCCGGGCGTCATCCTCGAAGTGCGTAAACAGGAGGCCGGCCCCTCGGCCGGCAAGCCCCTCGAACTTCTGGTCACCTCGCGCGACCCGAAGAAGATGACCGGGGTCGTCGAGCAGGTACTCGAACAGATCGATAAGATCGGCGGCTTCGTGGATATCGAGGACAGCCGTCCCCTCCCCGGCATCGAGTGGCGCGTCAAAGTCGACCGCGAACGGGCGGCCCGTCAGGGCGCCGACGTCACGCTTGTCGGGCAAGTCGTGAGCATGGTCACGAACGGGCTGTACGTGGCCGAGTACCGGCCGGACGATGCGGACGAGGAAGTGGAGATCCGACTGCGCGTGCCCTTCGACAAGCGCAACCTCGAACAGCTGAACCGCCTGCGTCTGACGACGGAGAAGGGTCAGGTCCCGATCGGCAATTTCGTTCGCTTCGTGCCCGCACAGAAGACAGGCTTCCTCAAGCGCACCGAGGCTCGGCGAATTCTTGAGATCAAGGCTGACGTTGCCGACGGACTCCTCGTCGACGAGCAAGTGCGCAAGCTCAAGGCCGCGGTCGCCGAGATGGACCTCGATCCCTCCGTGAGCATCCGATTCAAAGGACAGGACGAGGACCAGCAAGAGGCGGCCAACTTCCTCATGGCGGCCTTCTTCATCGCCATCTTCATGATGGTCGCGATCCTGGTGACCCAGTTCAACAGCTTCTATCAGACGACGCTGGTGCTGAGTGCTATCGTGTTCTCGACGGCCGGCGTGATGATTGGACTGCTCGCGACCAATCAGCCGTTCGGCATCGTGATGTGCGGCATCGGCATCATCGCGCTCGCCGGCATTGTCGTGAACAACAACATCGTGCTTATCGATACGTATAACGACTTGCGGTCACACGGCATGCCGGCGCAGGAGGCCATCCTGCGCACCGCGGCCCAACGTGTTCGCCCGGTTCTGTTGACCTCGATCACGACCGTCTTGGGCCTCGTGCCTATGGTCTTCGCGATCAGCATCGACATTATCGGCCAGGACGTCTCCATCGGCGCACCGTCCACACAGTGGTGGACGCAGCTCTCGAGCGCCATCGCCGGCGGCTTGACCTTTGCGACGATCCTGACGCTCCTGCTGACGCCCTGCCTGCTCATGTTGGGGGACAACGTCACGGAGTGGTGGCGCCGCCGCGCCGCCAGGCGCGCGGAACGCCTTGGCGGTACAAGCCACAGCAGGCCGCCGAGTAACGGCGCGCCTACGCTGCGCAATCAGACCTTACTTGGATTTGTCGACAGTAAATGCAGCTGTGCCGCCGCTTGA
- a CDS encoding LysR family transcriptional regulator — protein sequence MNEWIPKRSIGAIPLNGLRTFDVVVRHMSLKKAAGELNVTPSAVSHRLRVLERVLGCRLIHRQGAELRLTENGRRLAPALAHGFEIIVEAVGNLQPE from the coding sequence ATGAACGAGTGGATCCCGAAAAGATCGATCGGCGCGATCCCGCTAAACGGCCTGCGGACCTTCGACGTCGTGGTGCGGCACATGTCGCTGAAGAAGGCCGCCGGGGAACTGAACGTCACGCCCTCGGCCGTCAGTCATCGTCTACGCGTGCTTGAACGCGTTCTGGGCTGCAGGCTGATTCACCGCCAGGGAGCGGAACTGCGGCTCACAGAGAACGGCCGCAGGCTCGCACCGGCGCTTGCGCATGGATTTGAGATCATCGTCGAGGCGGTCGGCAATCTGCAGCCGGAGTAA
- a CDS encoding helix-turn-helix domain-containing protein: protein METAAETIGLERYEIGPKIRRLRKSKELSLVRLGDHTGMSAGLLSKIETGQLVPTLPTLMRIATVFGVGLDHFFEDEAKRPKATVVRRADRLRLPNRTDGAAPTYWFESLDFSVTDRRMDAYLATFEPGAEPTSLHRHTGSEFIYVVRGTLQLSFENETVDLHEGDSTYFNPGFPHSYSQKGKQPCRAVVVVSGTS from the coding sequence ATGGAAACGGCCGCTGAAACGATCGGTCTCGAGAGATACGAGATCGGTCCGAAGATCCGACGGCTGCGCAAGTCGAAGGAACTGAGCCTGGTTCGCCTTGGCGATCACACGGGCATGTCGGCAGGGCTGTTGTCGAAGATCGAGACCGGCCAATTGGTTCCGACGCTGCCGACGCTCATGCGGATCGCTACCGTTTTCGGGGTGGGGCTGGACCATTTCTTCGAAGACGAGGCAAAGCGCCCCAAGGCCACCGTGGTCCGGCGCGCCGACCGGCTGCGGCTTCCGAACCGAACGGACGGGGCGGCTCCGACCTATTGGTTCGAATCGCTCGACTTCTCCGTGACCGACCGGCGAATGGATGCCTATCTCGCCACGTTCGAGCCGGGGGCTGAGCCCACCTCGCTGCACCGGCACACCGGCAGCGAGTTCATCTATGTGGTTCGGGGCACGCTTCAGCTGTCATTCGAGAATGAGACGGTCGATCTTCATGAGGGCGACTCGACCTATTTCAATCCTGGTTTCCCGCACAGCTACAGCCAAAAGGGCAAACAGCCGTGCCGTGCCGTCGTGGTCGTGTCCGGCACGTCCTAG
- a CDS encoding acyl-CoA carboxylase subunit beta: MKEVIEELEIRRAKARMGGGEKRIDAQHKRGKLTARERLQLLLDDNSFEEFDMYVEHRCADFGMADTKVPGDGVVTGWGTINGRVVYVIAKDFTVFGGSLSEAHANKMIKVQDMALRNRAPVIGLFARAARAFRKAWRHSAATARCSCATCASGVIPQISVIMGPCAGGDVYSPAMTDFIFMVRDTSYMFVTGPDVVKTVTKEEVTAEQLGGASVHTTKSSIADGAYDNDIEALLQMRRLMDFLPTSNLSGVPELPTRDPWDREDTSLNTLIPDNPNKPYDIKELIHKVVDEGDFFEVQETFARNIVIGFARMEGRTVGIVANQPMVLAGVLDSDASRKAARFVRFCDCFSIPIITFVDVPGFLPGTDQEYGGLIKHGAKLLFAFTEATVPKITVITRKAYGGAYDVMSSKHIRGDLNYAWPSAEIAVMGAKGAAEILYRSELGDPEKIQKRIDQYQARFANPFVAAERGYIDEVIMPQGTRMRICRGLQMLRNKHIENPGRSTTTSRCRGASRSLNLARVEAAA; this comes from the coding sequence ATGAAAGAAGTCATCGAAGAGCTGGAAATCCGCCGTGCCAAGGCCCGTATGGGCGGCGGCGAGAAGCGCATCGACGCCCAGCACAAGCGCGGCAAGCTGACCGCGCGGGAGCGGCTTCAGCTCCTTCTCGACGACAACTCCTTCGAAGAGTTCGACATGTATGTGGAGCACCGTTGCGCCGATTTCGGCATGGCGGATACGAAGGTGCCGGGCGACGGCGTGGTGACCGGGTGGGGCACGATCAACGGCCGCGTGGTCTACGTGATCGCCAAGGACTTCACCGTGTTCGGCGGCTCGCTGTCCGAAGCCCACGCCAACAAGATGATCAAGGTTCAGGACATGGCCCTGCGCAACCGTGCGCCGGTCATCGGCCTGTTCGCGCGGGCGGCGCGCGCATTCAGGAAGGCGTGGCGGCACTCGGCGGCTACGGCGAGGTGTTCCTGCGCAACGTGCGCCTCCGGCGTCATCCCGCAGATCAGCGTCATCATGGGGCCGTGCGCGGGCGGCGATGTCTATTCGCCGGCCATGACCGACTTCATCTTCATGGTGCGCGACACGTCCTACATGTTCGTCACGGGCCCCGACGTGGTGAAGACCGTGACCAAGGAAGAGGTCACCGCCGAGCAGCTGGGCGGCGCGTCCGTCCACACCACCAAGTCCTCGATCGCCGACGGCGCCTATGACAACGACATCGAAGCGCTGCTGCAGATGCGCCGCCTGATGGACTTCCTGCCCACGTCGAACCTGTCCGGCGTGCCGGAACTGCCGACCCGCGATCCGTGGGACCGCGAGGATACCTCGCTCAACACGCTCATCCCGGACAATCCGAACAAGCCCTATGACATCAAGGAGCTGATCCACAAAGTCGTGGACGAGGGCGATTTCTTCGAGGTCCAGGAGACCTTCGCCCGGAACATCGTCATCGGCTTCGCCCGCATGGAAGGGCGCACGGTGGGCATCGTCGCCAACCAGCCCATGGTGCTGGCTGGCGTGCTCGATAGCGACGCCTCGCGCAAGGCGGCGCGCTTTGTCCGGTTTTGTGATTGCTTCTCGATCCCGATCATCACGTTCGTCGACGTGCCGGGCTTCCTGCCGGGCACGGACCAGGAATATGGCGGCCTCATCAAGCACGGCGCGAAGCTGCTCTTCGCCTTCACCGAGGCCACCGTGCCGAAGATCACCGTCATCACGCGCAAGGCCTATGGCGGCGCCTACGACGTGATGAGCTCCAAGCACATCCGGGGCGATCTGAACTATGCTTGGCCGTCGGCCGAGATCGCGGTGATGGGCGCCAAGGGCGCGGCGGAGATCCTCTACCGCTCAGAGCTCGGCGATCCGGAGAAGATCCAGAAGCGCATCGACCAGTATCAGGCGCGCTTCGCCAATCCGTTCGTCGCCGCCGAGCGGGGCTATATCGACGAGGTGATCATGCCCCAGGGTACGCGCATGCGTATCTGCCGAGGCCTGCAGATGCTGCGCAACAAGCACATCGAAAACCCTGGAAGAAGCACGACAACATCCCGCTGTAGGGGAGCGTCGCGCTCCCTAAATCTCGCTCGGGTCGAAGCGGCAGCGTAA